In Daphnia pulicaria isolate SC F1-1A chromosome 9, SC_F0-13Bv2, whole genome shotgun sequence, a single genomic region encodes these proteins:
- the LOC124313361 gene encoding vitelline membrane outer layer protein 1 homolog produces the protein MLNIHSSSFFLLLIVLAMASSQAIEKVITVSNGGTEGEWGPLERCPPGGKAIGFQTRNELATPVFDDTALNTIILICNGTNSDIANITSTKGFAGDYQRVQVCATAFAISYMTSFSLRVQLPFNETEQGDKTAANNIRFMCHNDREIDGIGNTDGVWSEYSERCESGICGLETRVQPYDGGIGHYDNTALNDVRFTCCPDEQVSTISAPK, from the exons ATGTTGAATATTCATTCCAGCTCCTTCTTCTTGCTACTGATCGTGCTGGCCATGGCCAGTAGTCAAGCTATTGAGAAAGTCATCACGGTAAGCAACGGCGGGACGGAAGGCGAATGGGGGCCGCTGGAGCGGTGCCCACCCGGAGGTAAAGCGATTGGTTTCCAGACCCGAAACGAACTGGCCACTCCCGTATTCGACGACACCGCACTCAACACGATCATCCTCATTTGCAATGGCACCAATTCCGATATTGCAAACATCACCTCCACTAAAGGATT CGCTGGAGATTATCAAAGAGTTCAGGTTTGCGCTACGGCCTTTGCCATCTCGTACATGACAAGTTTCTCTCTGCGAGTCCAGCTGCCGTTCAACGAGACGGAACAAGGCGACAAGACGGCGGCCAACAATATTCGGTTCATGTGCCACAACGATCGCGAAATCGATGGGATCGGGAACACCGACGGCGTCTGGAGCGAGTACAGCGAGAGATGTGAAAGCGGAATTTGCGGATTGGAGACCCGCGTCCAGCCGTACGACGGCGGGATCGGACACTACGACAACACGGCATTGAATGACGTCCGCTTCACTTGCTGCCCCGACGAACAAGTGTCCACAATTTCCGcgccaaaataa
- the LOC124313232 gene encoding cell wall protein DAN4-like, with protein sequence MQEFMCTRRIIQLAFMVLFPSLLQASSLWMSNNKRRIDYDLWTDHTSNVVDDYQYVGQQILFLEKLISKVSQTADNKRVGYEDSQTAWYNEVHSNHLENKISPDYDDDEDKKFEYKKKIVQASLILGSVGWAFGKLGLISVISPRVVVQDTATSTSSTSMLITSTLLTTTTPRNTIINITPRKTTTPATTTKPTTATTTTKTTTIAPVTCSTTTSDATGTYKTIRTPGTQVTQCLSITVAVGSRIKITCRVVYTQAGTYTTFYDKSGTAIVTTSPVVNQVYTTTDNTLIIESLADSSASSPLRCKWTTIQ encoded by the exons ATGCAGGAATTCATGTGTACGAGACGCATTATTCAATTGGCGTTCATG gtTTTGTTCCCCAGTCTGCTACAAGCTTCTTCCCTCTGGATGTCCAACAACAAGCGCCGAATAGATTACGACCTGTGGACAGACCACACCTCCAACGTTGTGGATGACTATCAATATGTTGGCCAACAAATTCTTTTCCTCGAAAAGCTCATCAGCAAAGTGTCTCAAACGGCAGACAACAAACGAGTTGGATACGAAGACTCGCAAACCGCTTGGTACAACGAGGTTCATTCAAATCATCTTGAGAATAAAATTAGCCCAGATTATGACGACGATGAAG ATAAAAAGTTcgaatataaaaagaagattgTGCAGGCGAGTCTGATTCTGGGTTCAGTTGGCTGGGCCTTTGGCAAATTGGgtctcatttcagtcatttCGCCACGTGTGGTCGTGCAGGATACCGCAACATCAACATCAAGTACTTCAATGCTAATAACATCAACACTATTGACCACTACTACCCCGAGGAACACTATTATTAATATAACACCAAGGAAGACCACGacgccagcaacaacaactaaaCCAACAACTGCAACAACTACAACGAAGACGACAACCATTGCTCCAG TCACGTGTTCTACCACAACGTCCGATGCAACTGGAACTTACAAAACGATCCGAACTCCAGGGACACAAGTGACGCAGTGCCTTTCCATCACAGTGGCTGTTGGCAGTAGAATTAAAATTACTTGCAGGGTCGTCTATACGCAGGCCGGCACTTACACGACG TTTTATGATAAAAGCGGCACAGCCATAGTCACTACTTCGCCCGTCGTAAACCAAGTGTACACGACGACGGACAACACGCTGATTATCGAATCCCTTGCCGACAGTTCCGCTTCCTCACCGCTTCGCTGCAAATGGACAACTATTCAATAA
- the LOC124313776 gene encoding uncharacterized protein LOC124313776 produces the protein MNEKLPDNVSISNNSHLEKFKSLWTTWNQCLLDLWDVIHPGHLQEKALQKNADLFTIPVNELAEQFLSYEEFIGLALCVRKKIYYEVLKCYTTGSSRLQNDDKLVGVNPTLLNPETHDWEIFCLTPFEGYLPMKKEELITSVEQIMTESCFEILKRLVSSYRSRIPTIKIVFHLEEAIKHCYSDANKFDVIDCSNFVNHVGLANLVVACCQKLSDNPNAVFYTEITTDSQHSANTIVEASLCAPLSLIPTIYGLRLADRVELRDSAVDYLRCNTRPRKRSVNLCWQKVPPFQNIKLIPSPDLNRCLTKLSKLCHPTSYSNPVAPVVKCRGGEIYYTPLTFNYILDSMIKRLGHDCWSPSIHQLEIAPQFSLARRILKDWKNGKKMKKFSAGVQSTVESAVSKESTLLLRLVFVHRASFELNFNLSGPDVHFIDNFELELKDSSRGIEVETVSFLLPRGHVFFYDEYDAIVINAFNGMPLLFLDPFESMRVEKYGVPYPIEQNKSQLPLDPKNKMCIKVESCIESEKQYTLRIAIECDGNVSGLKISTNEQAPCESCHDVTVSLTQPSQIKPLSLTFPFPILAKNVQATLHRKSRHVDLLLKKSLMEPWPCEFHTKKSKLIIDDLVPWKNDPLTSEDGFNNLEYHMCSQFLSKDIKSDYLYSRSAFDNLRLKLADLMSRDIEFVRYGRNEDWYLLKLHRPLLISPMGTPILLITALHDNHTLKFIPKLFTTNLTVLNEEMDQFRIVLKVFPLGTSKGIKVKMDAETEEEFELFRFLLRLNSTRMEPSKWQKENIPLGGSSPWLATFLSPLYKDSVSTESIKDEPADEKCCAVCKKIPEKLKRCSRCRSTVYCSVECQQSHWRIHKPICKKL, from the exons ATGAATGAGAAATTACCAGATAATGTCTCAATTTCAAACAATAGTCAccttgaaaaatttaagagTTTGTGGACTACCTG GAATCAATGTTTGTTGGACTTGTGGGATGTAATCCATCCAGGACATTTACAAGAGAAAGCACTACAAAAAAATGCTGATCTCTTCACTATCCCAGTAAATGAACTGGCCGAGCAGTTTCTAAGTTATGAGGAGTTCATTGGATTGGCTCTTTGTGTTCGAAAAAAGATTTACTATGAAGTGCTGAAATGTTACACAACCGGCAGCAGTCGCCTCCAAAATGACGACAAACTGGTGGGCGTCAACCCAACTTTGCTGAACCCCGAGACCCATGATTGGGAAATCTTCTGCTTAACTCCGTTTGAAGGTTATCTGCCgatgaagaaagaagagcTGATTACTTCAGTTGAACAAATCATGACCGAATCCTGCTTCGAAATACTCAAGAGGTTGGTGTCTTCCTATCGCAGCCGAATTCCAACAATCAAAATCGTTTTCCACTTAGAAGAAGCCATAAAACATTGctattcagacgcaaacaagTTTGACGTCATCGACTGCTCTAATTTCGTGAATCATGTTGGGTTAGCGAATTTAGTTGTTGCATGCTGCCAAAAGTTGTCGGACAACCCAAATGCAGTTTTTTATACCGAAATAACAACTGATAGTCAACATTCGGCCAACACAATCGTTGAGGCATCCCTTTGCGCTCCATTGAGTCTGATTCCCACTATATACGGGTTGAGATTGGCTGACCGTGTTGAATTAAGGGATTCTGCCGTAGATTACTTGCGTTGCAATACCCGTCCAAGAAAACGTTCAGTGAACCTCTGCTGGCAGAAAGTACCACCCTTTCAGAACATTAAATTGATCCCTTCTCCTGATTTAAATCGATGCCTAACGAAGCTATCCAAACTTTGCCATCCAACATCATATTCAAATCCTGTAGCTCCAGTGGTGAAATGTAGAGGAGGTGAAATCTACTACACTCCTCTAACATTCAACTATATTTTGGATTCAATGATTAAGCGATTGGGACATGATTGTTGGTCACCAAGTATTCACCAGCTTGAAATCGCTCCCCAATTTAGTCTGGCAAGAAGAATTCTAAAGGATTGGAAGAAcgggaagaaaatgaagaaattttcaGCTGGTGTTCAGTCCACAGTGGAGTCTGCAGTCAGCAAAGAATCTACCCTTCTACTTCGGCTAGTTTTTGTCCATCGGGCTTCTTTTGAGCTTAATTTCAACTTATCCGGACCTGATGTTCACTTTATCGATAATTTTGAACTTGAATTGAAAGATTCTTCTAGAGGAATAGAAGTGGAAACGGTGTCGTTTTTACTGCCTCGtggtcatgtttttttttatgatgagTATGATGCGATTGTTATCAATGCTTTCAATGGAATGCCACTACTTTTCTTAGACCCTTTTGAATCAATGCGGGTGGAGAAATATGGTGTACCTTACCCGATTGAGCAAAACAAATCTCAACTTCCGCTGgatcctaaaaataaaatgtgcaTTAAGGTCGAAAGTTGTATTGAGTCAGAAAAACAGTACACTCTTAGGATTGCTATTGAATGTGATGGAAACGTTTCAG GATTGAAGATATCCACTAACGAGCAGGCCCCCTGCGAATCCTGCCATGACGTCACAGTTTCATTGACTCAACCCAGCCAAATCAAACCGTTGTCCttaacatttccatttccGATCCTTGCGAAAAATGTTCAAGCGACGCTCCATCGAAAAAGTCGACATGTCGatttgttgttgaagaaaTCCCTGATGGAACCTTGGCCTTGCGAGTTTCACACTAAAAAGTCTAAATTGATAATAGACGATTTAGTGCCCTGGAAAAACGACCCACTCACCTCTGAAGATGGATTCAACAATTTGGAATACCATATGTGCAGTCAATTTTTATCTAAGGATATCAAGTCAGACTATCTTTATTCAAGATCAGCTTTTGATAATTTGCGTCTCAAGCTTGCAGATTTGATGTCCCGTGATATTGAGTTTGTCCGTTATGGTCGAAATGAAGATTGGTACCTACTGAAACTCCATCGGCCCCTTCTTATTTCCCCGATGGGAACCCCAATTTTGCTGATTACGGCTCTCCATGATAATCATACGTTAAAATTTATACCAAAATTGTTTACGACTAACCTAACTGTGCTTAATGAAGAAATGGATCAGTTTAGGATTGTTTTGAAAGTTTTTCCACTTGGCACATCCAAGGGCATTAAGGTGAAAATGGATGCCGAGACCGAAGAAGAGTTTgaattgtttcgttttctccTGCGTTTGAACTCAACTAG AATGGAACCCAGCAAATGGCAGAAGGAGAATATTCCTCTAGGAGGTAGCAGTCCTTGGCTTGCTACTTTCCTTTCGCCTCTCTACAAGGATTCCGTATCGACGGAAAGCATCAAGGATGAACCAGCTGACGAGAAATGCTGTGCCGTTTGTAAGAAAATCCCTGAGAAGTTGAAGCGTTGCAGTCGTTGCCGTTCTACTGTTTACTGCAGCGTGGAGTGTCAACAGTCTCATTGGCGAATTCATAAACCCATTTGCAAGAAATTGTAA
- the LOC124312980 gene encoding rho GTPase-activating protein 21-like has product MAQASSETTHFKTLCKKTGTTYNKKDVLGMGSYGIVYRGCHRDRQVAVKRIELHRLHPEEREVKLQMKLEHENVLKMWTVEKDDDFRYVVLELCAGTLDQICEKGKVYSGPVLPSDQRVLYQIADGLDYIHSHKLVHGDVKPANVLISTTGTIKLSEFGLCKQMPSALDTFPVSGFKGPAVWMAPELLLPDSHQIIIPAKATPQSDIFSAGCVFFVYVTRGNFNHPFGDDHGTVQNNIRNNQPVNIDKLNSDHFAAFVIKNMIEHDPPHRIPLAEVKQMLRQIISRQTLSSSGSIEEVLEHSPLSRNSSEEITARISPMTRRRNRNHSERRKQAAQEFKDIQLASSPKSDASHFSLTPPKGASIGVPLENCPRSSKYENIPRIVEQCVEIVEAHGLENVGVYRVPGNFAVINALTESFNRGDFGESDWRWNDVNAISSVMKSFFRKLPDPLVTSELYGAVIEASKLEPEQERLNCIKRLVDDLPDPHYSTLRYLVGHLSRVAGSSDVNKMNARNLATVFGPTLVRSADDNMATMMADMPHQCRIVETLIDKIDFFFPSPGHNQVITADAQQTEAPPN; this is encoded by the exons ATGGCCCAGGCCTCGTCCGAAACGACCCATTTCAAAACGTTGTGCAAGAAAACTGGGACGACCTACAACAAAAAGGACGTCCTTGGCATGGGCAGTTATGGCATCGTTTACCGCGGTTGCCATCGCGACCGTCAAGTGGCCGTCAAGCGGATCGAATTGCATCGGCTCCACCCGGAAGAGCGTGAAGTCAAACTGCAGATGAAACTGGaacacgaaaatgttttgaaaatgtGGACGGTGGAGAAGGACGACGATTTCAG GTACGTCGTTTTGGAATTATGCGCGGGAACTCTCGACCAAATCTGTGAAAAGGGCAAAGTCTATTCGGGACCCGTTCTGCCATCTGATCAAAGAGTTTTGTACCAAATCGCCGACGGACTCGACTACATCCACTCGCACAAACTGGTCCACGGCGACGTCAAACCGGCCAACGTTTTGATTTCAACGACGGGCACAATCAAATTGTCCGAATTCGGACTATGCAAGCAAATGCCTTCGGCGTTGGACACGTTTCCGGTGAGCGGATTCAAAGGACCCGCCGTGTGGATGGCGCCGGAATTATTATTGCCGGACAGCCATCAGATTATTATTCCGGCCAAAGCTACTCCGCAAAGTGACATTTTCTCTGCCGGTTGCGTGTTTTTCGTCTACGTCACGCGCGGAAATTTCAACCATCCGTTTGGCGACGACCACGGCACAGTGCAAAACAACATCCGGAATAACCAGCCAGTCAACATCGACA aattaAATTCGGATCACTTTGCGGCTTTTgttatcaagaatatgatcgAGCACGATCCGCCGCACAGAATACCACTGGCGGAAGTGAAGCAAATGCTCCGACAAATCATATCCCGTCAAACGCTGAGCTCTTCCG GTTCGATCGAGGAAGTGCTGGAACATTCGCCATTATCAAGGAATAGCAGCGAAGAAATCACAGCCCGAATTTCGCCAATGACAAGGCGACGTAACCGGAATCACAGTGAACGACGCAAACAAGCGGCCCAAGAATTCAAAGACATCCAGCTGGCCAGCTCTCCCAAGTCGGATGCTTCTCACTTCAGTTTGACGCCGCCCAAAGGGGCCAGCATCGGCGTGCCCTTGGAGAATTGCCCGCGTTCTTCAAAGTACGAGAATATTCCAAGGATCGTGGAACAGTGCGTCGAGATAGTGGAAGCCCACGGGCTGGAAAATGTGGGAGTCTACCGAGTGCCAGGCAATTTCGCCGTCATCAACGCCCTGACGGAATCTTTCAATCGCGGAGATTTCGGCGAATCGGATTGGCGCTGGAACGACGTCAACGCCATCTCATCGGTGATGAAATCATTTTTCCGCAAATTACCGGATCCGCTGGTGACGTCCGAACTCTACGGCGCCGTGATCGAGGCCAGCAAGCTGGAACCGGAGCAGGAGCGTTTGAATTGCATCAAGCGGCTGGTGGACGATTTACCCGATCCGCATTACTCAACTTTGCGTTATCTGGTTGGCCACCTGTCGCGCGTGGCCGGTAGCAGCGACGTCAATAAAATGAACGCTCGTAATCTGGCCACCGTATTTGGGCCGACCCTCGTTCGTTCCGCTGACGACAATATGGCCACCATGATGGCCGATATGCCGCATCAATGCCGTATCGTTGAAACGCTCATAGACaaaatcgatttctttttcccatctcCAGGTCATAATCAGGTGATTACTGCTGACGCCCAGCAGACTGAAGCCCCGCCTAATTGA